The proteins below are encoded in one region of Sphingobacterium sp. R2:
- a CDS encoding phosphocholine-specific phospholipase C → MRQGINSQAINTDITMDTRRDFLKKAAMLAGGASLSHVIPSAIAKAMAINPALGSTFYDAEHVVLLMQENRSFDHAFGTLRGVRGFNDPRAIRQPNRNKVWFQTQKSGETFAPFRLDIKDSKVTWMGCLPHNWTDQTDARNKGKMNRWLDVKHSGFKEFANLPLTMGYYTREDIPFYYSLADSFTICDQHFCSSITGTNPNRLYFWTANIRENLTGKALVWNGDSEFSGKATWTTFPERLSELGVDWKIYQNEISSSSAGYSGEANSWLANFGCNPMEYFPQYQVKYHPRYRQLLTLKKEDLERKMKETTAVDALEKLNKDLKHIQEELQLYTAENFEKLDERTKDIHRRAFVNNSAQADYMELETMHYQDGDHQRELQIPKGDVLYQFRKDVEEGKLPMVSWLAPPQLFSDHPDSPWFGAWYVSEIMDILTQNPEVWKKTIFILTYDENDGYFDHFAPFTAPNPDDAESGKVSKGINPALEFVRRDEQYYPESGRESNIGLGYRVPMIIASPWTRGGWVNSQVFDHTSSLQFLEKFITYKTKKEVKETNISTWRRTVCGDLTSAFRPYHGESMNKPIVLEREPFIQEIHQAKFKGVPMGYKVLGPSEIVQIEQAPSSSPYFPKQEKGLRDSCILPYELYVHGEYQPKGNYLVTFEASNKIFGEHTAGSPFTVYHAANYKGEVGTSRNYAISPGDRVTDLWSLNDFEKEIYHLEIYGPNGFYREFKGDVNNPHVKTRCTYEKCKNESAFSGRLSFSCTNHGKTAQQLMFEDVSYGQKKKTVKIKAGQTIIIHFDLANQHFWYDFRLTCAGFPNFLEHYAGRVEIGNAGKSDPLFNR, encoded by the coding sequence ATGCGTCAAGGAATAAACAGCCAGGCAATCAATACTGATATAACCATGGATACGCGACGAGATTTTTTAAAGAAAGCAGCTATGCTTGCCGGGGGAGCATCTCTCTCCCATGTTATTCCATCCGCTATTGCGAAGGCGATGGCCATAAATCCAGCATTGGGCAGCACCTTTTACGATGCCGAGCACGTCGTTTTATTAATGCAGGAAAACCGTTCATTTGATCATGCCTTTGGAACACTACGTGGTGTAAGAGGTTTTAATGATCCTCGAGCTATCCGGCAACCCAATCGGAATAAAGTCTGGTTTCAGACGCAAAAATCCGGAGAAACATTTGCTCCTTTTCGCTTGGATATCAAAGATTCAAAAGTTACCTGGATGGGTTGCCTCCCACACAATTGGACCGACCAAACCGACGCAAGGAATAAGGGTAAAATGAACAGATGGCTGGATGTCAAACATTCCGGATTTAAAGAATTTGCCAATCTGCCTTTGACTATGGGGTATTATACCCGTGAAGATATTCCTTTTTACTATTCACTGGCAGACTCTTTTACCATTTGCGATCAGCACTTTTGTTCAAGTATCACCGGTACTAATCCCAATAGACTTTACTTCTGGACTGCTAATATCCGGGAAAATCTGACGGGAAAAGCCTTGGTATGGAATGGTGACTCCGAGTTTAGTGGCAAGGCGACATGGACAACCTTTCCCGAACGCCTTTCTGAATTAGGTGTAGACTGGAAGATCTATCAAAATGAAATTTCTTCAAGCAGTGCCGGATATAGTGGTGAAGCAAACAGCTGGCTAGCTAATTTTGGCTGCAATCCAATGGAGTACTTTCCACAATATCAGGTCAAATATCATCCGCGTTATCGTCAGCTTCTTACTTTAAAAAAAGAAGATCTCGAGCGTAAAATGAAAGAAACGACAGCTGTCGACGCACTTGAAAAACTAAATAAAGATCTCAAGCATATCCAAGAGGAACTACAGTTATATACCGCCGAAAACTTTGAGAAGCTTGACGAGCGGACAAAAGATATTCATCGCCGTGCTTTTGTTAACAATAGTGCACAAGCTGACTATATGGAATTGGAAACAATGCATTATCAGGATGGAGATCATCAGCGGGAGTTGCAGATCCCCAAAGGCGATGTCCTGTACCAATTCCGAAAAGATGTTGAGGAGGGTAAACTTCCTATGGTATCTTGGTTAGCCCCACCGCAACTTTTTTCTGACCATCCCGACTCTCCTTGGTTCGGCGCATGGTATGTCAGCGAAATTATGGACATTCTTACCCAAAATCCAGAAGTTTGGAAAAAGACAATTTTTATACTTACCTATGACGAGAATGATGGTTATTTCGATCACTTTGCACCCTTTACAGCACCAAATCCTGACGATGCAGAAAGCGGAAAAGTATCCAAGGGAATAAACCCTGCGTTGGAATTTGTACGCCGCGACGAGCAATATTATCCTGAAAGCGGCAGAGAAAGCAACATCGGTCTTGGCTATCGTGTACCGATGATTATTGCTTCTCCGTGGACAAGAGGCGGTTGGGTAAATTCACAAGTGTTTGACCATACCTCCAGTTTACAATTCCTGGAGAAATTTATAACATATAAAACCAAGAAAGAAGTAAAAGAAACCAACATCAGCACTTGGCGACGTACCGTATGTGGAGACTTAACTTCTGCATTTAGGCCCTACCATGGTGAAAGCATGAACAAACCTATTGTACTGGAACGAGAACCTTTTATCCAGGAGATCCACCAAGCAAAATTTAAAGGCGTTCCCATGGGCTATAAAGTGCTTGGTCCATCGGAGATCGTACAAATTGAACAAGCCCCTAGTAGTTCACCCTATTTCCCGAAACAAGAAAAAGGACTCCGAGATTCGTGTATCCTTCCTTATGAACTTTATGTCCACGGCGAATACCAACCCAAAGGAAATTACTTGGTCACATTTGAGGCTTCGAATAAAATCTTTGGCGAGCATACAGCGGGTTCGCCTTTTACAGTCTATCATGCGGCTAACTACAAAGGAGAAGTTGGAACCTCCAGAAATTATGCTATTTCTCCTGGAGATCGTGTAACGGACCTTTGGTCACTAAATGACTTCGAAAAAGAAATATATCATCTCGAAATTTACGGTCCAAATGGATTTTATCGCGAATTTAAAGGCGATGTGAATAATCCACATGTAAAGACACGATGCACGTATGAAAAATGTAAAAATGAATCAGCATTTAGTGGCCGTTTATCTTTCTCCTGTACAAATCATGGAAAAACAGCTCAGCAACTTATGTTCGAAGATGTAAGCTATGGTCAGAAAAAAAAGACCGTAAAAATTAAAGCTGGACAAACTATCATCATTCATTTTGATTTGGCTAATCAACACTTTTGGTATGACTTCCGACTCACTTGCGCCGGTTTTCCAAACTTTTTGGAACACTATGCCGGTCGTGTCGAGATTGGAAATGCAGGCAAAAGCGATCCCTTATTCAATCGATAA
- a CDS encoding TonB-dependent receptor: MMNQIFKKIYTTTILSLFFLAFVQAQTDSTRTLTVAGNCAMCKKRIETAAKMHGVETAVWNAGDNLLQIKYNSQKVQLEEIKKNIAQVGHDVDNLVATDESYAKLHECCMYPRLENGKIPEKKTITTGNHDHPHTVTGVVVEENQKGDLKPIVGANLHWANLPTKNTRTNENGVFKLDHKEGFDQLVVSYVGMKPDTITIKDLHEVIMITAKGNVLMEVEVKGIRRSNYIDRMTPARLEVLTGKELFKAACCDLSESFETNASVDVVSADAVTGSKQIQMLGLSGIYTQLTVENLPGPRGLASPLGLNSIAGTWIESIQIAKGIGSVANGFENMAGQINVELKKPQNSERLFFNAYANNMGRTDVNLNLSQKVGQHWSTAVLLHDNFMYNKSMNFSHNGFRDIPVGNLFSGVNRWFYENGKGLMVQFGVKYLNDDRTGGQIDFNEKTDKGTTNRYGLGFDIERVEGFAKIGYVFPENKHRSIGLQLAGSNYNQKSYFGLNNYDSEQQNGYANLLFQDIIGTVAHKYRVGASINYDNYNEWYLKDNNFKRKEVVSGAFAEYTYSPSEKFDAIIGLRQDYNSLYGWFTTPRIHLRYAPISGTTIRASSGRGQRTANIFAENTAVLASSRKLVIQSPDIYDKAYGLQPEVSWNSGIAIDQSLQIFGREASASVEFFHNNFSNQVVVDYENPREINFYNLNGKSFSNSLQTEFRLMPAPHFETRFAYRLLDVQTDFESGRKTKPLLAKHRGFVNLAYNHHAGWSVDYTLNVVGQKRIPSTAENPVEYQIPTASRAYATMNAQISKTFGKEKNFTVYVGGENLSNYFQRMPILAADQPFGNYFDTSMLWGPLTGRMFYTGVRYFIK, translated from the coding sequence ATGATGAATCAAATTTTCAAAAAAATATATACGACAACCATTCTATCTTTATTTTTTCTGGCATTTGTACAGGCACAGACCGACAGTACGAGAACGCTTACCGTAGCTGGGAATTGTGCCATGTGTAAAAAACGTATTGAAACCGCAGCGAAAATGCATGGTGTAGAAACAGCCGTTTGGAATGCAGGAGACAACCTTTTGCAAATCAAGTATAACTCCCAAAAAGTTCAGCTGGAGGAAATCAAGAAAAATATTGCTCAAGTTGGTCATGATGTAGACAACTTAGTTGCCACTGATGAATCCTATGCTAAGCTCCATGAATGTTGTATGTATCCGCGATTGGAAAATGGCAAAATACCCGAAAAGAAAACTATAACAACCGGTAACCATGATCATCCACATACAGTAACCGGGGTTGTAGTTGAAGAAAACCAAAAGGGGGATCTTAAACCCATTGTTGGCGCTAATTTACACTGGGCAAACCTTCCGACCAAAAATACAAGGACAAACGAAAATGGTGTTTTTAAATTAGACCATAAAGAAGGATTCGACCAATTGGTGGTAAGTTACGTTGGAATGAAACCTGATACCATCACCATCAAAGATCTGCATGAAGTCATTATGATTACAGCAAAGGGTAATGTATTGATGGAAGTTGAGGTTAAAGGAATACGACGCTCAAATTACATCGACCGTATGACACCTGCACGACTAGAAGTTCTTACCGGAAAAGAGTTATTCAAAGCGGCATGCTGTGACTTAAGCGAGAGCTTTGAAACTAATGCTTCTGTCGATGTCGTCAGTGCTGACGCTGTAACAGGTAGTAAACAGATTCAAATGCTAGGTCTAAGTGGTATTTACACCCAATTAACTGTGGAAAACTTACCCGGCCCGCGTGGACTGGCTTCTCCATTAGGCTTAAATTCTATTGCAGGAACATGGATTGAATCAATTCAAATCGCGAAAGGTATCGGTTCCGTAGCCAACGGTTTCGAAAACATGGCCGGACAGATCAACGTTGAACTGAAGAAACCTCAAAATTCGGAAAGACTGTTTTTTAATGCCTATGCGAACAACATGGGACGTACAGATGTCAACTTAAATCTTTCTCAAAAAGTTGGTCAACACTGGTCGACAGCAGTCCTACTGCACGACAATTTCATGTACAATAAGTCCATGAACTTTAGTCACAACGGGTTTAGAGATATACCTGTAGGCAATTTATTCTCCGGTGTCAACCGCTGGTTTTATGAAAATGGAAAAGGGCTGATGGTACAATTTGGGGTCAAATATCTCAATGATGACCGTACAGGTGGGCAGATTGATTTTAACGAAAAGACAGATAAGGGAACTACAAATCGTTATGGTTTAGGATTTGATATCGAACGCGTAGAAGGTTTTGCCAAAATTGGTTACGTGTTCCCCGAAAATAAGCACCGCAGCATAGGTCTCCAACTCGCAGGATCAAACTATAATCAGAAAAGCTATTTTGGGCTCAATAACTACGACTCGGAGCAACAAAATGGATATGCTAATCTCTTATTTCAAGATATTATCGGGACAGTCGCTCACAAGTATCGCGTTGGTGCCTCCATTAATTATGACAATTACAACGAATGGTATTTAAAAGACAATAACTTCAAACGTAAAGAGGTTGTTTCGGGTGCATTTGCAGAATATACCTATAGTCCATCAGAAAAATTTGATGCCATAATTGGTCTCCGCCAAGACTACAACTCCCTGTATGGATGGTTTACAACACCACGCATCCATTTACGTTATGCTCCGATTTCGGGAACAACAATTCGGGCTAGCTCAGGAAGAGGTCAACGTACGGCAAATATATTTGCAGAGAATACGGCTGTCTTGGCAAGTAGTAGAAAATTGGTTATTCAATCGCCTGATATATACGATAAAGCCTATGGCCTACAACCTGAAGTCTCTTGGAATAGCGGAATAGCGATAGACCAAAGTTTACAAATATTTGGTCGCGAGGCTTCGGCATCCGTTGAATTTTTCCACAACAACTTCTCTAATCAGGTCGTGGTCGATTACGAAAATCCCCGAGAGATCAATTTTTATAATCTGAATGGAAAATCTTTCTCCAATAGTTTGCAAACAGAATTTCGCTTGATGCCAGCTCCTCATTTTGAAACGAGGTTCGCCTATCGCCTACTTGATGTGCAGACTGATTTTGAAAGTGGCAGAAAGACCAAACCGTTATTGGCTAAACACCGTGGCTTTGTCAACCTAGCCTATAACCACCATGCTGGCTGGAGTGTAGATTATACATTGAATGTCGTTGGACAAAAACGCATTCCATCAACAGCAGAGAACCCCGTTGAATATCAAATACCTACAGCATCAAGGGCTTATGCCACAATGAATGCACAGATTAGCAAAACGTTTGGGAAAGAGAAAAACTTTACCGTTTATGTGGGCGGAGAAAATCTATCCAATTATTTCCAACGTATGCCAATCCTTGCCGCAGATCAACCCTTTGGAAACTATTTTGATACGTCGATGCTTTGGGGTCCTTTAACAGGACGAATGTTCTACACTGGTGTTCGTTATTTCATCAAATAA
- a CDS encoding KdsC family phosphatase: MDVDGVLTDGTVQVNEDGHQLRTFNIKDGYAMQLAIKRGYPIFIITGGGSIGVEKRMRGLGISEVHSKVSDKLSKMTELAYAYKLELNQLMYIGDDVPDFSCMKSVGIAVSPADAVEEIKKISHYVSGFCGGKGVVRELIEKVMKVQGRWYEDETVKSI, encoded by the coding sequence TTGGATGTGGACGGTGTGTTGACTGACGGAACCGTGCAGGTAAATGAAGACGGACATCAATTGCGTACCTTTAATATTAAGGATGGATACGCGATGCAGTTGGCAATCAAAAGAGGTTACCCGATTTTTATAATCACCGGAGGTGGATCGATTGGTGTTGAGAAGCGTATGAGAGGATTGGGTATCAGTGAGGTGCATTCAAAAGTAAGTGATAAGCTTTCAAAAATGACCGAACTTGCTTATGCTTACAAGTTGGAATTAAATCAGTTGATGTACATCGGGGACGATGTTCCTGATTTCAGCTGCATGAAGTCCGTTGGGATAGCTGTTTCTCCGGCAGATGCAGTAGAGGAGATCAAGAAAATTTCACATTATGTGTCTGGTTTTTGTGGCGGAAAGGGAGTTGTACGTGAATTGATCGAAAAGGTAATGAAAGTGCAAGGCCGCTGGTATGAGGATGAAACTGTAAAAAGCATATAG
- a CDS encoding nucleoside triphosphate pyrophosphatase has protein sequence MLKNLKNRTIILGSQSPRRKQLLAGLGLTFEVDVRETAEYVDPNLSATEVVRQIATCKAEAFADKKDCLVICADTIVVSDKGEILGKPKDEQEAIETLATLSGQKHVVLTAVAISWEGKISTFVETTTVYFYELELDEIGHYVTQFSPLDKAGSYGIQEWIGLIAIKKIEGEYNNVVGLPTAKLYQELKKLM, from the coding sequence ATGTTGAAAAATCTAAAAAATAGAACAATTATATTAGGGTCTCAGTCTCCACGGAGAAAACAGCTGTTAGCAGGGCTTGGGCTGACCTTTGAAGTCGACGTACGGGAAACCGCAGAATATGTAGATCCGAATTTGTCTGCAACTGAGGTCGTTCGTCAAATTGCTACTTGTAAAGCGGAGGCATTTGCGGATAAAAAAGATTGTTTGGTTATCTGTGCCGACACTATTGTGGTGTCGGATAAGGGCGAAATTTTAGGTAAGCCCAAAGATGAACAGGAAGCTATAGAAACGCTAGCGACCTTGTCTGGTCAGAAACATGTGGTGCTGACTGCCGTAGCGATCTCATGGGAGGGTAAGATCAGCACTTTTGTCGAAACAACAACTGTTTATTTTTATGAACTAGAGTTGGATGAAATCGGTCATTATGTTACTCAATTTTCGCCACTAGATAAAGCGGGTTCTTATGGAATACAGGAATGGATCGGCTTAATCGCCATAAAAAAGATAGAAGGTGAATATAATAATGTGGTTGGATTACCCACGGCAAAGCTTTATCAAGAATTGAAAAAGTTAATGTAA
- a CDS encoding response regulator, giving the protein MNRKNYRKQITLGVIISFLLIFLSALYFFISLHHNLNNERTIVQIAENRFNTINEIKSNVDEVNDVKLDYLNKKDASLFIPYKLELRKTDELLRSLILKDDFYHFQLNKIEILRKEISAFYNFEQDIADTREIQFRSNHIHEQKASILGQINLISKDLLDQRADLLEKSRNDLQIAQYITYLFIAIGLSGFFYILSKISSISRFLRATVKSQQESNSSLQLLQEQTNNDNWILNAISSIDEQLRGDYTDKKIAEISLHAIASSTRALGGTVYIFDDNYQEYQLCHKIGISAKQYIKQTFKENDGILGEVANNHEVVKIKDINNKHLLLETSLADRVDTEIYIIPFSYEKHCVGIMEICCPVINKKDEKLRFSFLNKVKDNIAVIIKVAQTHGKLADLYEELQQQTEELETQQEELRTTNEELIHKTHLLEASEEELRVQQEELIQTNNELDEKAKLLFAQNEDLEKARQAIAQKIEEVELSSKYKSEFMANMSHELRTPLNSILILAKLLQDNKKKNLNEDQIKYASVIHSAGSDLLHLINELLDLAKIESGKVEVQKERISTNDLVNYIKDFFNDTAASKTIHFLLDVDSNAPQEFVGDEHRIQQVIKNLLSNAFKFTGERGEVFFGIKADTQNLIFTVRDNGIGIAPEKQELIFDAFKQEDGSTSRKYGGTGLGLSICREIANLLKGKITLSSKIGEGSVFTFSIPLEQEIQTPLVKVSSIDNENNYPPPMPNETPVTTKIQRIENDGKNNKLLIIEDDFIFADILKDYAEQNGYDVYISYDGKDGLQKAENLLPAAVILDIMLPKMDGWEVLRNLKKNDNTKDIPVHMMSAGTFLHDEPISAGAIGFMSKPVSEESLAETFLKIKASTSHPLKKILLVEDQEIQSDFIKQSLEEQHIQIFQAFNAGQALDLLNQEKSFDCIIMDLNLPDRSGIELLNEIKSNNQFKNLPIIINTAMELSTEQTSEILHHSQAMVLKSAKSNNRLIDEVNLFLNKIRSNNHEYTMFNNAGSSVIAENNLASKTVLLADDDMRNIFALSTAFESYDMKIEIANNGQEALDILERNDQIDLVLMDIMMPVMDGYEAIGKIRANKKFANLPIIAVTAKAMKGDREKTIAVGANDYISKPVDVDKLISLMRVWLS; this is encoded by the coding sequence ATGAATCGAAAAAACTATAGAAAGCAAATTACCCTAGGAGTGATCATTTCTTTTTTGCTTATATTCCTTTCAGCCCTATATTTTTTCATATCGCTGCATCATAACTTAAATAACGAGCGAACTATCGTTCAAATCGCCGAAAATAGATTTAATACTATTAATGAAATTAAATCAAATGTAGACGAAGTAAATGATGTCAAACTTGATTACCTGAATAAGAAAGATGCTTCTTTATTTATTCCCTACAAATTGGAATTAAGAAAAACCGATGAACTGCTCCGTTCATTAATTCTTAAAGATGATTTCTATCATTTCCAATTGAACAAAATTGAAATATTACGTAAAGAAATTTCAGCATTTTATAACTTTGAGCAAGATATTGCAGATACCAGAGAAATTCAATTTAGATCCAATCACATTCACGAACAAAAAGCCTCTATATTGGGCCAGATTAATCTAATATCAAAAGATTTATTGGATCAACGAGCAGATCTTTTAGAAAAATCTAGAAACGACCTGCAAATAGCCCAATACATTACCTACCTGTTCATTGCTATCGGTTTAAGTGGATTCTTCTATATCCTTTCCAAGATTTCTTCTATCTCAAGATTTCTAAGGGCGACCGTGAAAAGTCAACAGGAGTCTAACAGCAGTCTTCAACTATTGCAGGAACAAACAAATAATGATAATTGGATTTTGAATGCAATCAGTAGCATCGATGAACAGTTACGTGGAGATTATACAGACAAGAAAATTGCTGAAATAAGTCTACACGCTATTGCCTCGTCGACTAGAGCACTAGGCGGAACAGTTTATATTTTCGACGACAATTATCAGGAATATCAGCTTTGCCACAAAATCGGCATTTCCGCAAAACAATATATCAAACAAACATTTAAGGAAAATGACGGTATATTAGGCGAAGTTGCAAACAATCATGAAGTTGTTAAAATTAAAGATATCAACAACAAGCACCTTTTATTAGAAACCTCATTGGCAGATCGGGTAGACACTGAGATTTATATTATTCCTTTTTCTTATGAAAAACATTGTGTCGGTATCATGGAGATATGCTGCCCCGTTATTAATAAGAAAGACGAAAAACTGCGGTTTAGCTTTTTAAATAAAGTAAAAGATAACATTGCCGTTATTATTAAAGTAGCCCAAACGCATGGAAAGCTTGCGGATCTTTATGAGGAGCTTCAACAACAAACCGAAGAACTGGAGACTCAACAGGAAGAGTTGAGAACAACCAATGAAGAGCTAATACATAAAACACATTTGTTAGAAGCCTCAGAAGAAGAACTTAGAGTGCAGCAAGAAGAACTTATCCAAACGAATAATGAGTTGGATGAGAAAGCGAAATTACTCTTCGCCCAAAACGAAGATCTGGAAAAAGCCCGTCAGGCGATAGCGCAAAAAATAGAGGAAGTAGAGCTATCTAGCAAGTATAAATCTGAATTTATGGCCAATATGAGCCATGAACTGCGGACACCCCTTAATAGTATTCTCATTCTGGCCAAATTACTTCAGGATAACAAAAAGAAAAACCTCAATGAGGATCAAATAAAATATGCTTCTGTTATTCATAGTGCAGGTTCAGATCTACTACATTTAATCAATGAATTGTTGGATCTGGCAAAAATTGAATCCGGTAAAGTTGAAGTCCAAAAAGAACGTATCAGCACCAACGATCTCGTAAATTATATTAAAGATTTTTTCAACGATACCGCAGCATCAAAAACTATCCACTTCCTACTTGACGTAGACTCAAATGCTCCACAAGAATTTGTTGGTGATGAGCATCGTATACAACAGGTCATTAAGAATTTGTTATCGAATGCATTTAAGTTTACAGGTGAAAGAGGAGAAGTTTTTTTTGGAATAAAAGCTGACACACAAAATCTTATTTTTACCGTCAGAGATAACGGTATTGGAATCGCCCCGGAAAAACAAGAGCTTATCTTCGATGCTTTTAAACAGGAAGATGGTTCAACAAGCCGTAAATATGGTGGCACTGGTTTAGGTTTATCGATCTGTCGGGAAATCGCCAATTTATTGAAAGGGAAAATAACCTTATCCAGCAAAATCGGTGAGGGTAGCGTCTTCACTTTTAGCATTCCGCTAGAACAGGAAATCCAAACCCCGTTAGTAAAAGTATCATCTATCGACAATGAAAATAATTATCCGCCGCCAATGCCGAATGAAACTCCTGTCACTACAAAAATTCAAAGGATAGAAAACGATGGAAAAAACAATAAATTGCTGATTATTGAGGACGACTTTATTTTTGCAGATATTTTAAAAGACTACGCCGAGCAAAATGGCTATGATGTCTACATCAGCTATGATGGAAAAGATGGCTTACAAAAAGCTGAAAATTTACTACCTGCTGCAGTAATACTAGATATTATGTTGCCCAAAATGGATGGTTGGGAAGTACTTCGTAACCTCAAAAAAAATGATAATACCAAGGATATTCCAGTACACATGATGTCGGCAGGAACATTTTTACATGATGAACCTATTTCTGCTGGAGCCATCGGCTTTATGTCCAAACCAGTGTCAGAAGAATCACTGGCCGAAACTTTCTTAAAAATAAAGGCATCAACAAGTCATCCATTGAAAAAAATTCTTCTGGTGGAAGATCAAGAAATCCAAAGCGATTTTATCAAACAATCTTTGGAAGAACAACATATTCAAATCTTTCAGGCCTTCAATGCAGGACAAGCGCTCGATTTATTGAATCAGGAGAAATCATTTGATTGTATCATTATGGACTTAAATCTCCCAGACCGATCAGGGATTGAACTCCTGAACGAAATCAAATCGAACAATCAATTTAAGAATCTACCGATTATCATCAATACGGCAATGGAACTTAGTACAGAGCAGACTTCTGAAATACTCCACCATAGCCAAGCCATGGTTCTCAAGTCGGCTAAATCAAATAACCGTCTGATTGATGAGGTAAATTTATTCTTAAATAAAATTCGTAGCAACAATCACGAATACACCATGTTCAACAACGCTGGAAGCTCTGTAATTGCTGAGAACAATTTAGCTTCCAAAACAGTACTACTAGCAGATGACGATATGCGGAATATTTTTGCCCTAAGTACAGCGTTTGAAAGTTATGATATGAAGATTGAGATTGCCAACAATGGTCAGGAGGCATTGGATATTCTTGAACGAAATGACCAGATCGATCTTGTGTTAATGGACATTATGATGCCTGTCATGGATGGTTATGAGGCTATTGGAAAAATAAGAGCAAACAAAAAATTTGCGAATCTTCCTATTATTGCTGTAACAGCAAAAGCAATGAAAGGTGATCGCGAAAAGACAATTGCTGTTGGCGCAAACGATTATATTAGTAAACCGGTTGACGTAGACAAATTAATATCCTTAATGCGTGTATGGCTGAGTTAA
- the trpA gene encoding tryptophan synthase subunit alpha codes for MNTIEKKEGTPLLSIYFTAGYPTLDSTISIAKKLEEAGADFLEIGFPYSDPVADGPVIQHSSEIALANGMTLEKLFDQLNDLREHISIPVFLMGYFNPVLQFGVEKFCEACKNVGVTGAIIPDLPMDEYEDFYKETFEKNGVANVFIVTPQTSTERIRKIDSLSRSFIYLLSSNATTGKTLDVEDNTAAYFKRVNDLHLKNPLIVGFGISDKTTFQKATRDTAGAIIGTAFVKRLKDQDYLNQIPAFISSIKA; via the coding sequence ATGAATACAATTGAAAAAAAAGAAGGCACTCCCCTTTTATCGATATATTTTACAGCTGGGTATCCAACATTGGACAGTACAATAAGTATTGCCAAGAAATTGGAAGAAGCCGGAGCGGACTTTCTGGAAATTGGTTTTCCCTATTCCGATCCGGTAGCGGACGGACCTGTCATTCAGCATAGTTCAGAAATTGCTTTGGCAAACGGTATGACGCTAGAAAAGCTGTTCGACCAATTGAATGACCTCCGTGAACATATCAGCATCCCCGTATTTCTCATGGGATATTTTAATCCTGTGTTACAATTCGGTGTTGAAAAATTTTGTGAAGCATGTAAAAATGTAGGTGTAACCGGAGCGATTATACCGGATCTACCTATGGATGAATATGAAGACTTCTATAAAGAAACATTCGAGAAAAATGGAGTGGCCAATGTATTTATTGTAACACCCCAGACATCGACGGAACGAATCAGAAAAATAGACAGCCTTTCAAGGAGCTTTATCTATTTACTTTCTTCAAATGCCACAACCGGTAAAACACTCGATGTCGAAGACAATACAGCAGCTTATTTCAAGCGAGTAAATGACCTTCATTTAAAAAACCCTTTGATTGTCGGATTCGGTATTTCTGATAAAACAACCTTTCAAAAGGCTACTAGAGATACTGCAGGAGCTATCATAGGTACTGCATTTGTTAAACGGTTAAAAGATCAGGATTATCTCAACCAAATCCCCGCATTTATTTCGTCCATCAAAGCTTAA